The following coding sequences are from one Oligoflexus sp. window:
- a CDS encoding leucyl aminopeptidase family protein — protein MNQNKSGPGTSLVGWNIKSWLSASVNTLDDADLELVYCGSDVPSSQCLSLVKESIPAWQSRAVNFDEGDFFVLSGQQKPVVIMRAKSPTEAQKRDAGLLAPSAYGQARDLVGRAVSEVRKFKSQKVNLRFESCQDREILGALVGLELAAYSYKQSVAAQPAPFPALGLSVKAELKDEAQAIAMGTNIARHLVNSPPNLLYPQSFANAVVELFANVPGLSIDVWDEARLQKENMGLILGVGGGSENRPCMVHLRYRPEGKSEAPLALVGKGITFDCGGLDIKDPAGMRLMKKDMGGAAAAVGTLYWMTQSQFARPLDVYIPLAENAISGKSYRPGDILRAKNGMTVEIHNTDAEGRLVLADAMAVAGSQSGSDKPAAIMVVATLTGAIKIGLGSDVAGFFSTDEALGQVISKRSQEWGDLMWRMPLFDGYRSRLDTNVADINHCATGSYGGAITAALFLTEFAKGYPFSHMDIYAWTDGERGALREAGGSGQAVQCLAGVLQSFGL, from the coding sequence ATGAATCAAAACAAGAGCGGTCCAGGGACTAGTCTCGTGGGATGGAATATCAAGAGCTGGCTGTCCGCGTCGGTCAACACCCTCGACGATGCCGACCTGGAGTTGGTCTACTGCGGCAGCGATGTTCCCTCCAGCCAATGCCTCAGTCTCGTGAAAGAATCCATTCCCGCCTGGCAGAGCCGCGCGGTGAATTTCGATGAGGGCGACTTCTTTGTTTTGAGTGGCCAGCAAAAACCGGTCGTCATCATGCGGGCGAAAAGTCCGACCGAGGCTCAGAAACGTGATGCTGGTCTTTTGGCTCCCAGCGCGTATGGCCAGGCCCGCGATCTGGTCGGCCGTGCCGTTTCGGAAGTTCGCAAATTCAAGTCTCAGAAAGTCAACCTGCGTTTTGAATCCTGCCAGGATCGCGAAATTCTCGGCGCCCTTGTGGGACTTGAACTCGCAGCCTATTCCTATAAGCAATCAGTCGCGGCGCAGCCGGCTCCTTTTCCTGCACTTGGATTGTCGGTGAAAGCGGAGCTGAAGGACGAAGCACAGGCGATTGCGATGGGGACCAATATCGCGCGTCACCTCGTGAACTCGCCCCCGAATCTTTTGTATCCGCAAAGCTTTGCCAATGCCGTCGTCGAACTTTTTGCCAACGTTCCAGGGTTGAGCATCGATGTCTGGGATGAGGCGCGTCTGCAAAAAGAAAACATGGGCTTGATTTTGGGTGTCGGCGGCGGCTCGGAAAATCGTCCCTGCATGGTGCACCTCCGCTACCGTCCCGAAGGGAAAAGCGAAGCGCCGCTTGCTCTGGTCGGCAAAGGCATTACCTTTGACTGCGGAGGCCTGGACATCAAAGACCCGGCCGGCATGCGCCTCATGAAAAAGGACATGGGCGGGGCCGCCGCAGCCGTGGGCACCCTGTACTGGATGACCCAGAGTCAGTTTGCGCGTCCGCTTGATGTTTATATCCCACTGGCGGAAAATGCAATTTCAGGGAAGTCCTATCGGCCCGGTGACATCCTGCGGGCAAAGAATGGGATGACGGTCGAGATTCACAATACTGATGCTGAAGGTCGTCTGGTTCTGGCCGACGCCATGGCTGTGGCCGGAAGTCAGAGCGGCTCGGATAAACCTGCAGCCATCATGGTGGTGGCGACCCTGACCGGCGCCATCAAAATTGGTCTGGGCTCTGATGTTGCGGGTTTCTTCAGCACGGACGAGGCGCTGGGGCAGGTCATCAGTAAACGCTCCCAGGAATGGGGCGACCTGATGTGGCGCATGCCACTGTTTGATGGATATCGGTCACGCCTTGATACGAACGTGGCGGATATCAATCACTGTGCGACGGGATCCTATGGTGGGGCGATCACTGCCGCGCTTTTCCTGACGGAATTCGCCAAGGGCTATCCGTTTTCCCACATGGATATCTATGCGTGGACGGATGGTGAACGCGGCGCTCTGCGCGAGGCTGGTGGAAGTGGGCAGGCCGTGCAATGTTTGGCGGGTGTTTTGCAGAGTTTTGGTTTGTAA
- a CDS encoding hemolysin family protein: MDSIVFEVLVIFALIMLNAFLAMSEMAIVSSNKVRLQTLANQGKVGARVALALIEAPSDLLASVQVGITMVGVLVGAFGGSTISAKLSFWIESSIPLLAPWADGIGLGIVVVISSYFSLILGELVPKRVALTNPEQTAASVARSIRLLSAASKPAVRFLSFSTEWVLRILGLDRVKEPQVTEEEVKLLVEQGTEAGIFEQGEETIIKRTLRLGSLSAGDIMTPRTKIESFDISDSFEQVLERVMETRHTYFPVYDGQVDNLVGLLSAKRMLYAIAKNPKNWDIRQAMMEPMMVPESVSVLDVLESFKEKGAHVAIVIDEYGGMAGMLTMIDMMEALVGALPHGPLAHDSKLTRREDGSILLDGMTSVHEFEEIFEVDFSHFTEGEDIQTIAGLIMKQMGRIPKEADVILLDHLRIEVVDMDGRRVDKILVHQPHPDARVMDADGG, encoded by the coding sequence TTGGATTCCATCGTGTTCGAAGTTCTGGTCATCTTTGCTCTCATTATGCTCAACGCATTTCTTGCAATGTCTGAGATGGCGATAGTCTCCTCGAACAAGGTGCGACTCCAAACTCTGGCCAATCAAGGCAAGGTGGGTGCTCGGGTGGCCCTGGCGCTCATTGAGGCGCCCTCGGACCTGCTCGCTTCGGTGCAGGTCGGCATCACCATGGTCGGTGTTCTGGTTGGTGCCTTCGGGGGATCGACCATCTCCGCAAAGCTGTCCTTCTGGATCGAAAGCTCCATCCCGCTGCTCGCACCGTGGGCTGATGGGATCGGTCTTGGCATCGTCGTCGTCATCTCGTCTTATTTTTCCCTGATCCTCGGTGAGCTTGTACCCAAGCGGGTGGCTTTGACCAACCCCGAGCAGACGGCGGCTTCCGTGGCCCGTTCGATCCGACTTCTGTCGGCTGCGTCCAAACCCGCTGTCCGTTTTCTCTCCTTCTCCACCGAATGGGTTTTGCGCATCCTCGGTTTGGATCGCGTGAAAGAACCCCAGGTGACAGAAGAGGAGGTGAAACTCCTCGTCGAGCAGGGGACAGAGGCCGGGATTTTCGAGCAGGGTGAAGAAACCATTATCAAGCGCACGCTGCGCCTGGGTAGTCTTTCCGCCGGTGATATCATGACCCCGCGGACCAAGATAGAAAGCTTTGATATCAGCGACAGTTTCGAACAGGTGCTGGAACGCGTGATGGAAACGCGTCACACCTATTTTCCCGTGTATGACGGCCAGGTCGATAACCTTGTCGGACTTCTGTCGGCGAAGCGCATGCTTTACGCCATTGCGAAAAATCCCAAGAACTGGGACATCCGCCAGGCCATGATGGAACCGATGATGGTGCCGGAGTCCGTGTCGGTTTTGGATGTACTCGAAAGCTTCAAGGAGAAGGGTGCCCACGTCGCGATCGTGATCGACGAATACGGTGGCATGGCCGGCATGCTGACCATGATCGACATGATGGAAGCCCTGGTGGGGGCCTTGCCGCATGGTCCTTTGGCTCATGATTCGAAGCTGACCCGGCGTGAGGATGGCTCCATTCTTTTGGATGGCATGACGTCCGTTCATGAGTTCGAGGAAATCTTTGAAGTCGACTTCTCGCACTTCACCGAAGGCGAAGATATCCAGACCATCGCGGGTCTGATCATGAAGCAGATGGGCCGTATTCCGAAGGAAGCCGATGTGATTCTGCTCGATCACCTTCGCATTGAAGTCGTGGATATGGACGGCCGGCGCGTGGATAAAATCCTGGTGCATCAGCCGCATCCGGACGCCCGCGTGATGGATGCCGACGGCGGTTGA